In one window of Pseudodesulfovibrio sediminis DNA:
- a CDS encoding DUF134 domain-containing protein, with protein MGRRKKRCVVQQEPEVTFYKPQGVPLRELKDAALTCEGFEALRLADGEGLSQAEGAERMGVSRATFGRIVGEARKTVATALVQGLAIRIEGGHYELADDVSKQQGDADMPGRNGQNSGRCIGGQGRGMGQGRGQGRGQGCGIGRQGRGQGMGQGTGQAQGQPRQQRFQGGTNTQQFKENIVNKVAVTSEGPTMDDRVDPRFGRAGGFAIVDTETMEVVEYVDNGGSQSLSQGAGIQAAENVANAGATVLLSGFVGPKAFSALKAAGISVGQDVDNMTVREAVEKYKSGGVTMADTPNAQSGGNK; from the coding sequence ATGGGTAGGCGAAAAAAACGGTGTGTGGTCCAACAGGAACCCGAGGTGACATTTTACAAACCACAGGGGGTTCCCCTGCGGGAATTGAAGGACGCCGCTTTGACATGCGAGGGATTCGAGGCCCTGCGGCTGGCCGATGGCGAGGGACTTTCCCAAGCCGAGGGCGCCGAAAGAATGGGCGTATCCCGAGCCACCTTTGGTCGGATTGTCGGTGAAGCCAGAAAGACCGTTGCCACGGCGCTGGTGCAAGGCCTGGCCATCCGCATTGAAGGTGGACATTACGAATTGGCAGACGACGTCTCAAAACAGCAAGGAGATGCAGACATGCCAGGAAGAAATGGACAGAACTCAGGTCGCTGCATAGGCGGCCAGGGCAGAGGCATGGGCCAGGGACGAGGACAAGGACGCGGACAGGGATGCGGCATAGGCCGTCAGGGACGTGGCCAGGGCATGGGCCAAGGAACGGGCCAGGCTCAAGGGCAACCTCGCCAGCAAAGATTTCAGGGTGGAACGAATACGCAACAATTCAAGGAGAATATTGTGAATAAAGTAGCTGTTACCAGTGAAGGGCCGACCATGGACGATCGCGTTGATCCCCGCTTTGGCCGTGCCGGAGGATTTGCCATCGTCGACACCGAAACCATGGAAGTGGTTGAATATGTGGATAACGGCGGCTCACAGTCCTTGTCTCAGGGCGCAGGCATACAGGCTGCCGAAAACGTGGCCAATGCCGGTGCAACGGTATTGCTGTCCGGCTTTGTCGGCCCCAAGGCATTCTCCGCGCTCAAGGCGGCAGGCATCAGCGTGGGTCAGGACGTGGACAACATGACCGTGCGCGAGGCCGTGGAAAAATACAAGAGCGGCGGCGTGACCATGGCTGATACCCCCAACGCCCAGTCCGGGGGCAACAAGTGA
- a CDS encoding HTH domain-containing protein, translating to MKEKVLKAMQEAQKPVRPGDIAKALDIDSKDVSKAIKELREDGSVISPKRCYYEPA from the coding sequence ATGAAAGAAAAAGTTCTCAAGGCCATGCAGGAGGCGCAAAAACCTGTTCGTCCCGGTGATATTGCAAAGGCTCTTGATATAGACAGCAAAGACGTTTCCAAAGCCATCAAGGAACTGCGCGAAGACGGCTCGGTCATATCACCCAAACGGTGCTATTACGAACCAGCATAA
- a CDS encoding substrate-binding periplasmic protein: MKIIFFIVVQFCMFCASCGAFAADIREVISVGPNWETFTNRDGSGLYHEILREVFKLHGVTVRHEYVPSDRGDELVREGVADMMICDDRAAESLVLARYPMYVSDYFVFFKKSRIGRWKGPESLKNKEIVCQKGYYHDWDFPVPVRLRSMPSGANALNMIIMDRSDFYVDDLTFIEISIKEAGKIYDPEKYDIRKAGNRSYHPLFMTSERGLAVMQMFNDGILQLHQEDQLRPIYEKWGYQYPDFDNF, encoded by the coding sequence ATGAAAATTATATTTTTCATAGTCGTGCAATTCTGCATGTTCTGCGCCTCCTGTGGGGCTTTTGCCGCCGATATCCGGGAAGTCATCTCTGTGGGGCCGAACTGGGAGACATTTACCAACAGGGATGGCAGCGGCCTGTACCATGAGATTCTCAGGGAGGTCTTCAAGCTGCATGGCGTGACTGTCCGTCATGAGTATGTCCCCTCTGATCGCGGTGACGAACTCGTTCGTGAGGGCGTGGCCGACATGATGATCTGTGACGACCGCGCTGCCGAGTCGCTCGTATTGGCCCGCTATCCCATGTACGTCAGTGATTACTTCGTCTTTTTCAAAAAATCGCGAATAGGCCGGTGGAAGGGCCCGGAGTCCTTGAAAAACAAGGAAATCGTTTGTCAGAAAGGATACTACCACGACTGGGATTTCCCTGTGCCGGTGCGGCTTCGGTCCATGCCTTCAGGGGCCAACGCGCTGAACATGATCATCATGGACAGGTCTGATTTCTATGTGGATGATCTGACCTTCATCGAAATCTCGATCAAAGAGGCCGGCAAAATCTATGATCCCGAGAAATATGATATTCGCAAGGCTGGAAACCGCTCCTATCATCCCTTGTTCATGACCTCTGAGAGAGGGCTTGCCGTGATGCAAATGTTCAATGACGGCATTCTTCAACTGCATCAAGAGGACCAGTTGCGGCCTATCTATGAGAAATGGGGATATCAGTATCCTGATTTCGACAACTTCTAG
- a CDS encoding MarR family winged helix-turn-helix transcriptional regulator yields MAQTAGLTLARWQALRTLSDTPRTVSSMARELDLARQSVQRTVNHLEKAGYVKFTTNPEHATAKLIRISTKGVQTLETLAQAQRQWLSEVSKDLPPANLRISTGMLRGLLGRLNAE; encoded by the coding sequence GTGGCCCAAACTGCCGGGCTGACTCTCGCCCGTTGGCAGGCGCTGCGCACGCTCTCTGACACACCGCGCACCGTGTCATCCATGGCCAGAGAGCTGGACCTTGCCCGCCAGAGTGTGCAGCGAACAGTGAATCATCTGGAGAAAGCAGGATATGTGAAGTTCACGACCAACCCGGAACACGCCACTGCCAAACTGATCAGAATATCGACAAAGGGCGTACAAACCCTTGAAACGCTGGCACAAGCCCAAAGGCAGTGGCTGTCTGAAGTGAGTAAAGACCTGCCCCCGGCAAACCTGCGCATCAGTACAGGCATGCTCCGTGGCCTTTTGGGGCGCTTGAACGCGGAGTAG
- a CDS encoding LysE family translocator — translation MFGTHDIALFILSGLLLNITPGQDVFYIVSKGASLGWKNGAVAALGVGTGCFVHVFSAALGLSAILATSATAFTVVKYAGAAYLVWVGVQMWRADKSGAGQPSEDYFRVSRRKLFSQGFLTNALNPKVALFFLAFLPQFVSHDAQSKPLAFLFLGIVFTVNGTMVNLAYAWSAARVSTMLGGGGRYGAWLKRAAGTLFIGLGIRLAMADSTS, via the coding sequence ATGTTCGGTACCCATGATATTGCCTTGTTCATTCTGTCAGGTCTGCTTCTGAACATCACTCCGGGGCAGGATGTCTTCTATATAGTAAGCAAGGGGGCGTCACTGGGGTGGAAGAATGGCGCTGTCGCGGCCCTGGGTGTCGGCACAGGGTGTTTTGTCCATGTCTTTTCCGCAGCCCTGGGCCTGTCCGCAATCCTGGCCACGTCAGCCACGGCCTTTACCGTGGTCAAATATGCCGGAGCGGCCTATCTGGTCTGGGTGGGAGTGCAGATGTGGCGGGCGGACAAGAGCGGAGCAGGGCAGCCGAGCGAGGATTATTTCCGGGTTTCAAGGCGGAAGCTTTTCTCGCAGGGGTTCCTGACCAATGCCCTCAATCCCAAGGTGGCGCTTTTCTTTCTCGCCTTCCTGCCGCAGTTCGTGTCTCACGATGCCCAGTCAAAGCCGTTGGCCTTTCTGTTCCTGGGGATCGTTTTCACCGTCAATGGAACGATGGTGAACCTGGCCTATGCCTGGTCTGCTGCGCGTGTCTCGACCATGCTCGGTGGCGGGGGCAGATATGGTGCGTGGCTGAAGCGGGCGGCAGGCACCCTCTTTATCGGTCTGGGTATCAGGCTGGCCATGGCTGACTCCACTTCCTAG
- a CDS encoding PACE efflux transporter, whose protein sequence is MRTLADRLRHTILFELIGLLTCTPIASYILDRDIIKVGTMTIIVSLTAMVFNYLFNLGFDHLLVKLGRPVNVRPPWLRTIHAVSFEGSLILFTTPFVAWWLDMGLWAAFMTDIGFALFYLVYTYLFNWAYDILFPMPVQLALQEID, encoded by the coding sequence ATGCGCACCCTTGCAGACAGGCTTCGCCACACCATACTTTTCGAATTGATCGGACTGCTCACCTGCACGCCGATCGCGTCGTATATTCTGGATCGGGACATAATCAAGGTGGGCACAATGACCATCATTGTTTCCCTGACCGCCATGGTGTTCAATTACCTGTTCAACCTTGGTTTTGATCACCTGCTGGTGAAGCTTGGCCGTCCCGTCAACGTGCGGCCTCCATGGTTGCGAACCATCCACGCGGTCTCTTTCGAAGGGAGCCTGATTCTTTTCACCACACCCTTTGTTGCCTGGTGGCTCGACATGGGGCTGTGGGCCGCGTTTATGACGGATATCGGTTTTGCGCTGTTCTATCTGGTTTATACCTACTTGTTCAATTGGGCCTATGACATACTCTTTCCCATGCCTGTTCAATTGGCTCTTCAAGAAATCGACTAA